The DNA sequence ACTCCTGTAACTACTACTAGCATCCTCGTGATTCCCTATTTTTCCAATTAGATCGAgatatacatatatatatatctagaattatttttcttttacaCAAATTtctataattataattttacATTCCTACAATAAAGCTATCTAAAGTTATTTATCAATGTCACAATCTCCAACTAACATTCCAAGATCCTATAATTCAGTCTTAGACTTTAAACTTGCCTCACCAACAAACTCTGCTTCTGGTGCTACTGGAGGTTGGATCGTTCAAAAATTTGGTGGTACTTCAGTGGGTAAATTCCCAGAGAATATCGTTGATAACATTGTCAAAGTGTATTCTCAAACCAATCGTGTTACTGTTGTATGTTCTGCTAGATCTTCACAAACTAAAAGTGAAGGTACCACTAGTAGATTATTACGTAGTGCTGATTTGGCAGAAAGTGATAAGGATTATCAACCACTTTTAAATGCAATCGAAGAAGATCATGTTACTAATGCTGATCGTATTCAACTGGAGGAAATTAAACAACAGTTGATTAAAGACACCAAGCAAGAAATTGAACATGTTAGGGAATTATTACATGCTTGTCAAATCATTGGTGAAATCAGTCCTCGTTCATTGGATTCAATTATGGCAGTTGGAGAAAAATTATCGTGTTTGTTCATGACTGCTTTAATGAAAGACCATGGATTGAATGCAgtatatataaatttgCAAGATGTCATTCCTTTGAGTTATGATTTCCAAAAAGGGTTTGATGATTCATTTTATCAGTTTTTATCCCAAGAAATTGGTAAAAGAATTTTACAATGTGACCAAGAAGGAGAAAATGTTATTCCAGTGTTAACTGGTTATTTTGGTGTTGTCCCTGGTGGATTATTAAATGGTGTTGGTAGAGGTTATACTGATTTATGTGCCGCTTTAGCTGCTGTTGCCTTACAAGCTGATGAATTACAAATTTGGAAAGAAGTTGATGGTATTTTCACTGCTGATCCTCGTAAAGTCCCTAATGCAAGATTATTAGATAGTGTTACACCAGAAGAAGCAGCAGAATTGACTTATTATGGTTCTGAAGTGATTCACCCATTCACCATGGAACAAGTCATTAGAGCTAAAATCCCTATCAGAATAAAAAATGTCGAGAACCCAACTGGTAATGGGACAATTATATATCCAGATAATATTGGTAGAAGAGGTGAAGCCACTCCACCTCATCCTCCGGCAGCATTCGAACAATTGGCTATGAGTAGTTTATTGCAAAGAAAACGTTCTGCCACTGCCATCACTGCCAAACAAAACATTGTCGTTATAAATATCCattcaaacaaaaagaCATTGTCACATGGGTTTTTGGCTCATGTTT is a window from the Candida dubliniensis CD36 chromosome 4, complete sequence genome containing:
- a CDS encoding L-aspartate 4-P-transferase, putative (Similar to S. cerevisiae HOM3;~In S. cerevisiae: cytoplasmic enzyme that catalyzes the first step in the common pathway for methionine and threonine biosynthesis; expression regulated by Gcn4p and the general control of amino acid synthesis), producing the protein MSQSPTNIPRSYNSVLDFKLASPTNSASGATGGWIVQKFGGTSVGKFPENIVDNIVKVYSQTNRVTVVCSARSSQTKSEGTTSRLLRSADLAESDKDYQPLLNAIEEDHVTNADRIQSEEIKQQLIKDTKQEIEHVRELLHACQIIGEISPRSLDSIMAVGEKLSCLFMTALMKDHGLNAVYINLQDVIPLSYDFQKGFDDSFYQFLSQEIGKRILQCDQEGENVIPVLTGYFGVVPGGLLNGVGRGYTDLCAALAAVALQADELQIWKEVDGIFTADPRKVPNARLLDSVTPEEAAELTYYGSEVIHPFTMEQVIRAKIPIRIKNVENPTGNGTIIYPDNIGRRGEATPPHPPAAFEQLAMSSLLQRKRSATAITAKQNIVVINIHSNKKTLSHGFLAHVFTTLDKYKLVVDLISTSEVHVSMALSIQPDHESQLKHALVELRKMGTVDVTKKMTIVSLVGKQMVNFIGIAGNMFKVLADEKINIEMISQGANEINISAVINEKDTLRALKSIHAKLLEGGSSFGDVSAVDTRLEALKLS